The following proteins come from a genomic window of Malus sylvestris chromosome 4, drMalSylv7.2, whole genome shotgun sequence:
- the LOC126619889 gene encoding transcription factor AS1-like, translated as MKERQRWSAEEDALLRAYVKQYGPKEWNLVSQRMNTPLDRDAKSCLERWKNYLKPGIKKGSLTEEEQRLVICLQAKHGNKWKKIAAEVPGRTAKRLGKWWEVFKEKQQREQKNKKITDPIVEGKYDTILETFAEKLVKERAPTYLMATSNGAYLHTETSSPAPTILPPWLSNSSVSPNVRPPSPSVTLSLSPTVAPSPPIPWLQQDRGSDGSFVVGNLPHHGVVPACGENLVISELVECSRELEEMHRAWAAHKKEASWRLRRVELQLDSEKACRRTEKMEEIEAKVKALREEQKAALDRIEAEYREQLAGLRRDAEAKEQKLAEQWAAKHLRLSQFLEQMGGRPRIVEPNGR; from the coding sequence ATGAAGGAGAGACAGCGTTGGAGTGCTGAAGAGGACGCTTTGTTACGTGCATATGTGAAGCAATATGGACCAAAGGAGTGGAACCTTGTATCGCAGCGCATGAACACACCCCTAGACAGGGATGCTAAATCTTGCTTAGAAAGGTGGAAGAATTATCTCAAACCCGGCATTAAGAAAGGATCCCTAACTGAAGAGGAGCAGCGCCTTGTCATTTGTCTTCAAGCCAAACACGGTAATAAGTGGAAGAAAATTGCTGCTGAAGTCCCTGGTCGTACGGCTAAGAGATTGGGAAAGTGGTGGGAAGTGTTCAAAGAGAAGCAGCAAAGAGaacagaagaacaagaagataaCTGACCCTATTGTGGAGGGTAAATACGATACAATACTTGAAACTTTTGCCGAGAAGTTGGTGAAGGAGCGTGCGCCAACCTATCTCATGGCTACTTCAAACGGGGCCTATCTTCATACGGAAACATCTTCTCCAGCGCCAACGATTCTTCCTCCTTGGCTTTCTAATTCCAGTGTGTCCCCCAATGTGAGGCCACCATCTCCTTCTGTTACCCTGAGTCTGTCCCCGACAGTGGCACCCTCTCCGCCAATCCCTTGGCTGCAGCAGGATCGAGGATCAGATGGTAGTTTTGTTGTGGGAAATTTGCCACATCATGGTGTAGTTCCCGCTTGTGGGGAGAACCTAGTGATATCTGAGTTGGTGGAGTGCTCCAGAGAGTTGGAGGAAATGCACCGTGCTTGGGCAGCGCATAAGAAGGAAGCTTCGTGGAGGTTAAGAAGGGTGGAGTTGCAACTGGATTCGGAGAAGGCTTGTCGGAGGACGGAGAAGATGGAAGAGATTGAAGCCAAGGTGAAGGCTCTAAGGGAAGAGCAGAAGGCTGCTCTAGACAGGATCGAAGCAGAATACAGGGAACAGTTAGCAGGGCTAAGGAGGGATGCAGAAGCAAAGGAGCAGAAGTTGGCTGAGCAATGGGCCGCGAAGCATTTGCGTCTCTCCCAGTTTCTCGAGCAGATGGGAGGCAGACCAAGGATTGTTGAGCCTAACGGCCGGTGA